TCTCGTCGGGACTCACCAGCGCCACGTCCGTCCGCCCGGGGTGCTCGGTGAGCAGTTCGACGCCCGGCGCCGTGGGGTCAAGCGGCGTCGCCTCGCGCACCACTTCCCGCTCGCCGGTGTCGGGGTGGAAGCGCCAGACGCCGACCGCCTCGGGGATGCGGTTCAGGTGCGCGCCGGTGACGTGACTCTCCGTCGCGAGCACGACGCGGTCGAACAGCGCGAGGCTCGCGTCGACCCGCAGTTGTCGCTGCAGGTCACCCGGTCGGCCGAGGTCGGGCTTGTTCTCGATGGCGACCAACTCGGCGACCCAGTCGTCGGGGTAGCGCGTCGCCTTCCGCACGTACCGCGTTCCGCCGCGGCGCTCCTCGGCGAAGAAGCCGCAGTCGACGGCGGCGTCGGCGACGCCGCGGGCGCGGTCCGGGTGGGCGTCGACCGCGCGGGCGACGGGCATCGCCTCGCCGACGCCGACGGGTGCCTCGACCGCCGCGGGCGGGATGGTCCGGTCGGTGATCCGCGCGCGGTCGTCGAACTCCGGGCCGGGGACGAGGCCGACGACGTCGACGACGCGGCTCCCCGGCGCGGCGACGGCGCCGCCGAGTTGGCGTGCGAGCACCCAGTCGGTCGCCCGTTCGAGGTGGGCACACAGCGCCAACTCGAACGCGAACTCCATACCCGACCGGGGGACCCGACGGGCAAAAGCGCTCGCACGCGGGCGCCAACGTCCGCCGCCTCAGCCGACTGATCCCGGAGTATCGACCTTGA
The DNA window shown above is from Halobaculum marinum and carries:
- a CDS encoding DUF5787 family protein; this encodes MEFAFELALCAHLERATDWVLARQLGGAVAAPGSRVVDVVGLVPGPEFDDRARITDRTIPPAAVEAPVGVGEAMPVARAVDAHPDRARGVADAAVDCGFFAEERRGGTRYVRKATRYPDDWVAELVAIENKPDLGRPGDLQRQLRVDASLALFDRVVLATESHVTGAHLNRIPEAVGVWRFHPDTGEREVVREATPLDPTAPGVELLTEHPGRTDVALVSPDEKARKRRRIAERAYGKGWRTFAFPDCANCAADGDGRPHCAHFERVVDPASECGQSCPGWAPGESVADDGDAAALRDARTPWVHDPPGVVDRQAGLDRFR